From a region of the Dickeya poaceiphila genome:
- a CDS encoding ABC-F family ATP-binding cassette domain-containing protein, whose translation MSTLLTVHALSVDTPFGPLLNDISFTLNQGDRLGLIGHNGCGKSTLLKLLDGTLSPNRGNVTLANHCLLARVEQHLPVDLHSLTMLEAVLARLPETERVSERWRTETLLAEMGFGEQDWLLPSGTLSGGQHTRLLLARALITSPDLLLLDEPSNHLDLPTLLWLEQFLQQWSGSFVLVSHDSQLLDNVTNGSYILRDQQLHYFGLPCSAARAALTERDRSDALRHNAEQKEIDRVTASARRLAMWGKVYDNEDLARKAKQMEKRIERLKEDQTELTAGSRWRLALHGEALSADRLLEMTALAVSPAPEHPALFTLPLQRVKSGDRVAIIGRNGCGKSSLLRLLWQQYQHPTQDEAIRLHPRVRLGYYDQTLHQLRDDETLFDALTPFAPVAQDRKMALISAGFPWSRHQQTVATLSGGERARLLFVGLSLARYGLLMLDEPTNHLDMEGKEALAETLKTFAGGVLLVTHDRALISQSCNRFWLVEHGVLSEWHDLDLIYQRLGAASADTAPSSAPPPAAASQVTSERIDEADRLLAQLVELENRLAEDLARKAKHQKPALQTQWRQEIARLNALLGLA comes from the coding sequence ATGAGCACTTTACTGACAGTACACGCATTGAGCGTGGATACCCCTTTCGGCCCTCTGCTGAACGACATTTCTTTTACCTTGAATCAGGGCGACCGCCTTGGTCTTATCGGCCATAACGGTTGCGGCAAAAGCACACTGTTAAAACTACTGGACGGTACGTTATCGCCAAACCGCGGCAATGTGACGCTCGCCAATCACTGTCTGCTTGCACGCGTTGAGCAACATCTGCCAGTGGATTTGCATTCGTTGACGATGCTGGAGGCGGTGCTGGCACGCCTTCCTGAAACGGAGCGCGTCAGCGAACGCTGGCGGACGGAAACCTTGCTGGCGGAAATGGGCTTTGGCGAACAGGACTGGCTGCTGCCCTCCGGCACGTTGAGCGGCGGCCAGCATACCCGGCTGCTGCTGGCGAGAGCGCTGATTACTTCGCCAGACCTGTTGCTGCTGGATGAGCCGAGCAACCATCTGGATTTGCCGACATTATTGTGGCTGGAGCAGTTTCTGCAACAGTGGAGCGGCAGCTTTGTGTTGGTTTCTCACGACAGCCAGTTGCTGGATAACGTCACCAACGGCAGTTACATCCTGCGTGACCAACAGTTGCATTACTTTGGATTGCCCTGTAGCGCTGCCCGTGCCGCGCTGACGGAGCGTGATCGCAGTGATGCGCTGCGCCACAACGCGGAACAAAAGGAAATCGACCGTGTAACTGCCAGTGCCAGGCGGCTGGCGATGTGGGGCAAGGTCTACGATAACGAAGACCTGGCGCGCAAGGCCAAGCAGATGGAAAAGCGTATCGAACGGCTAAAAGAGGATCAGACCGAGCTGACCGCCGGTAGTCGGTGGCGACTGGCGCTGCATGGCGAAGCGCTGAGTGCGGATCGTCTGCTGGAGATGACGGCGCTGGCGGTAAGCCCGGCACCGGAGCATCCGGCATTGTTCACCCTGCCGTTGCAGCGAGTGAAAAGTGGTGATCGGGTGGCGATTATTGGCCGCAACGGCTGTGGCAAGTCTTCGCTGTTGCGTCTGTTATGGCAGCAATACCAGCATCCGACGCAGGATGAAGCCATTCGCCTGCATCCCCGTGTCCGGCTGGGGTATTACGACCAGACGCTGCATCAATTGCGTGATGACGAGACCTTGTTTGATGCGTTGACACCGTTCGCACCGGTGGCGCAGGACCGCAAAATGGCCTTGATCAGTGCCGGTTTCCCGTGGTCGCGCCATCAGCAAACCGTCGCCACCCTGAGCGGCGGCGAACGTGCCCGGTTGCTGTTTGTCGGGTTGTCACTGGCGCGTTACGGGTTGTTGATGCTGGATGAGCCGACCAACCACTTGGACATGGAGGGCAAAGAGGCGCTGGCCGAGACGTTGAAAACCTTTGCTGGCGGTGTGTTGCTGGTAACGCATGATCGGGCGCTGATAAGCCAGAGTTGTAACCGCTTCTGGCTGGTTGAGCACGGCGTGTTGAGCGAGTGGCACGATCTGGACTTGATCTATCAGCGTCTGGGGGCTGCATCTGCTGACACCGCACCCTCTTCGGCACCGCCACCAGCGGCGGCGTCACAGGTGACATCAGAGCGTATCGATGAAGCCGACAGGCTGTTGGCGCAACTGGTTGAACTGGAAAACCGGCTGGCTGAAGACCTGGCGCGTAAGGCGAAGCACCAGAAACCCGCGCTACAGACGCAATGGCGGCAAGAAATAGCCCGCCTCAACGCCTTGCTGGGATTGGCCTAA
- a CDS encoding sulfite exporter TauE/SafE family protein, producing the protein MASLLMTNVVLCLILGMGLGVCGGMLGIGGGLIAIPVLGMLFGMNQHLAQGTALIMITPNVLIGFLRYRQRNKIDTRMTLMLCAFATVSAYVAAHMAAAIQVDNLQQAFAIFLLVLATYYIWQWVNSQRSRMPTSVLSKRYLPALGVASGFMSGIFTVGGGLVVVPALVTLFGFTQTQAQGIALALVVPGALAALASYAQAGNVDWATGIPLAIGGILSVSWGVALAHKLPVVVLRLAFCLVLIGVALVMLAGK; encoded by the coding sequence ATGGCCAGTTTGCTGATGACCAATGTAGTGTTGTGTTTGATTCTGGGGATGGGACTTGGGGTGTGCGGCGGGATGTTAGGCATCGGCGGCGGGCTGATCGCCATTCCGGTGTTGGGGATGCTGTTTGGTATGAACCAGCACCTCGCGCAGGGTACGGCGTTGATTATGATTACGCCGAACGTGCTGATAGGCTTTTTGCGCTACCGACAGCGCAACAAGATAGATACCCGCATGACGCTGATGCTGTGCGCTTTCGCTACGGTGTCGGCCTATGTTGCCGCGCACATGGCTGCCGCCATTCAGGTTGATAACCTGCAACAGGCGTTTGCCATTTTCCTGCTGGTGCTGGCGACGTACTACATCTGGCAGTGGGTCAACAGCCAGCGCAGTCGCATGCCGACCTCAGTATTATCAAAACGTTATCTTCCTGCGCTCGGTGTGGCGAGCGGCTTCATGTCCGGTATTTTTACCGTGGGTGGCGGGCTGGTGGTGGTGCCGGCGCTGGTGACACTGTTCGGTTTCACCCAAACGCAGGCGCAGGGCATTGCGTTGGCGCTGGTGGTGCCCGGCGCACTGGCCGCGCTGGCATCTTACGCTCAGGCCGGTAATGTAGACTGGGCGACCGGCATCCCGCTGGCGATTGGCGGCATTCTCAGTGTGTCGTGGGGGGTGGCGCTGGCGCACAAACTGCCGGTGGTGGTGTTGCGGCTGGCATTCTGCCTGGTGCTGATAGGTGTGGCGCTGGTGATGCTGGCAGGGAAATAA
- a CDS encoding ATP-binding protein, translating into MKHKGSLSRQILRSMTLLALSVTLVMVVGSYIFYAFMLTISPESLSPNDQWMPTTIEWFWMGGTTLLALMIASVLAVRLSRRILVPLNSVAHSLRQIAEGELNARAETDDYSLGEAALLVRDFNTMAERLERMAQERAFWNAAIAHELRTPVTILRGRLQGLTEGVFEPDIGLFRNLLTQVEGLGRLIEDLRVVGLAESGHLELRWASTHLSDEVNEVVNAFGPTLQSAGFSLSLALEDRVVQCDPVRIRQALLALLENAQKHATPGPLHIRTAVERGWAYLRVEDSGPGIDPQFAGLIFEAFQRGEQSRVDNSKSSGLGLAVVQAIAQAHGGQVSCGPAPSGGALFELRWPTAGRAVGLLVSEQSFSHQLNNK; encoded by the coding sequence GTGAAGCACAAAGGCAGCTTAAGCCGACAAATTCTGCGCTCCATGACGCTGCTGGCGTTGTCCGTCACGCTGGTGATGGTGGTTGGCTCTTATATTTTCTATGCCTTTATGCTGACGATTTCGCCAGAAAGCCTGTCGCCGAATGATCAGTGGATGCCGACCACGATAGAGTGGTTCTGGATGGGGGGCACCACGCTACTGGCGCTGATGATAGCGTCGGTGCTGGCGGTTCGTCTGTCGCGCCGTATTCTGGTGCCGTTGAATTCGGTAGCGCATAGTTTGCGCCAAATCGCCGAAGGTGAGCTGAATGCGCGCGCCGAAACTGACGATTATTCGCTGGGTGAGGCCGCATTGCTGGTGCGTGACTTTAATACCATGGCGGAGCGGCTGGAGCGCATGGCGCAGGAACGGGCGTTCTGGAATGCCGCCATCGCGCACGAACTGCGCACGCCGGTCACCATTTTACGTGGCCGGTTGCAGGGGTTGACCGAAGGTGTATTCGAACCCGATATCGGGTTGTTTCGCAATCTGCTGACGCAGGTAGAAGGGCTGGGACGGCTTATTGAGGATTTGCGGGTGGTCGGGCTAGCAGAGAGTGGTCATCTTGAACTGCGCTGGGCTTCAACCCATTTATCTGACGAGGTGAACGAGGTCGTCAATGCGTTTGGTCCCACGCTGCAAAGCGCTGGGTTTAGCCTGTCGCTGGCGTTGGAAGACCGGGTGGTGCAATGTGATCCGGTGCGGATTCGTCAGGCGCTGCTGGCATTGTTGGAGAATGCGCAAAAACATGCCACCCCCGGACCGTTACACATCCGGACAGCGGTAGAACGTGGGTGGGCGTATCTGCGGGTTGAAGACAGTGGTCCTGGTATTGACCCGCAGTTCGCCGGGCTGATTTTTGAGGCGTTTCAGCGTGGTGAACAGTCGCGTGTGGATAACAGCAAAAGCAGTGGGTTGGGGCTGGCGGTGGTGCAGGCGATTGCTCAGGCGCATGGCGGGCAGGTGAGTTGTGGCCCTGCGCCATCAGGCGGCGCATTGTTCGAGCTACGCTGGCCAACTGCTGGCCGAGCCGTTGGGCTGCTGGTCAGCGAGCAATCGTTCAGCCATCAATTGAATAATAAATAA
- a CDS encoding response regulator → MIVHTPSMPMADEIHGLVLIAEDEPEIADILRAYLTRSGLRTLHAANGRQALELHLSMKPDLVLLDVQMPQVDGWQVLSGIRLRGDTPVIMLTALDQDIDKLMGLRIGADDYVVKPFNPAEVVARVQAVLRRAGLRAERQSPRFLRTGIFQIDLESHEVVVECNGVSQPLDLTLTEFRLIAHMARAPRRVFSREELLVSCLPEGDSLERTVDSHISKLRKKLERLGLIGVPSSVRGVGYRLGESS, encoded by the coding sequence ATGATTGTGCATACGCCATCCATGCCAATGGCTGACGAGATCCATGGATTGGTGCTTATCGCCGAAGATGAACCAGAAATTGCCGATATTCTCCGGGCTTACCTGACACGTAGCGGTTTACGCACCCTTCATGCCGCCAACGGGCGTCAGGCGCTGGAGCTTCATCTTTCCATGAAACCGGATCTGGTGCTGCTGGATGTGCAGATGCCGCAGGTTGATGGCTGGCAGGTGCTGTCGGGGATTCGTCTGCGTGGCGATACGCCGGTGATTATGCTGACTGCGCTGGATCAGGATATCGACAAACTGATGGGCTTGCGGATTGGCGCTGACGATTACGTGGTTAAACCATTCAATCCTGCTGAAGTGGTGGCGCGGGTGCAGGCGGTGTTGCGCCGCGCCGGGCTGCGAGCCGAGCGTCAGTCGCCGCGTTTCCTGCGTACCGGTATTTTTCAAATCGATCTGGAAAGCCATGAAGTGGTTGTGGAATGCAATGGCGTTAGCCAGCCGTTGGATCTGACGCTAACCGAATTTCGGTTGATAGCCCATATGGCCCGTGCGCCGCGGCGGGTCTTCAGCCGTGAGGAACTGCTGGTATCTTGCCTGCCGGAAGGGGATTCTCTGGAACGCACTGTAGACAGCCACATCAGCAAACTGCGTAAGAAACTGGAGCGACTGGGGCTTATCGGCGTGCCGTCCAGCGTGCGCGGCGTTGGTTACCGGCTGGGTGAATCATCGTGA
- a CDS encoding efflux RND transporter periplasmic adaptor subunit: protein MNIRKTPPYPVAYILSVLLLATPGETQANGEVTRLPVSLKQLCRHGVLLALVGLLLAGCDQRDAPVESPPAKVTVMAAKPMPITLTDDLPGRVTAVRTAEIRPQVGGIIQRRLFEQGAEIRAGQPLFQINPAPFNADVDTASAALQRAQSVLNRAQIQVARLKPLLSTGAISQQTYDDAIAQRDQAAADVAQARATLARRQLDLTFATVESPIAGRIDQALITEGALVSTNDSTPLARVQQIDQVYVDVRQPASSLEQLRDMLNKHAGSSDGIPVVILRSDGTPYPMSARILFSGMNVDTGTGDVLLRILVDNPQRQLLPGMFVRARIPFGHYPDALLVPQQAVTRNGGEAKIWVVDEQNTAHAITVEPAELINRQYRIRAGLNAGQQVVIEGGERLSEGSCVATQHWKKVPSATDVASR, encoded by the coding sequence ATGAATATCAGGAAAACGCCTCCATACCCGGTCGCCTATATTTTATCGGTGCTGCTGCTGGCAACGCCCGGTGAAACGCAGGCGAACGGCGAAGTCACTCGCCTGCCCGTGTCACTGAAGCAGTTGTGCCGCCACGGCGTACTGCTGGCGCTGGTAGGTCTGCTACTGGCCGGCTGCGACCAGCGTGACGCGCCAGTCGAATCACCGCCGGCGAAAGTCACCGTCATGGCCGCTAAACCGATGCCCATCACCCTGACCGACGATCTACCTGGCCGGGTCACCGCCGTGCGCACGGCAGAAATTCGCCCGCAGGTAGGCGGCATCATCCAGCGCCGCTTATTTGAACAGGGTGCAGAAATCCGTGCCGGACAGCCGTTGTTCCAGATTAACCCGGCGCCGTTCAACGCTGATGTCGATACCGCCAGCGCCGCGCTGCAACGCGCCCAGTCGGTGCTGAACCGGGCGCAAATTCAGGTCGCCCGGCTCAAGCCATTACTCAGCACCGGCGCTATCAGCCAGCAAACCTATGATGATGCGATAGCACAACGCGACCAGGCTGCCGCCGATGTGGCACAGGCTCGCGCCACGCTGGCGCGTCGCCAGCTTGACCTGACCTTCGCTACGGTCGAGTCCCCGATTGCGGGTCGTATCGACCAGGCGCTGATTACCGAAGGCGCGCTGGTCAGCACCAACGACAGCACGCCGCTGGCACGAGTTCAACAAATAGACCAGGTATATGTTGATGTACGGCAACCCGCGTCTTCACTGGAGCAACTGCGCGACATGCTGAACAAGCACGCCGGCAGCAGTGACGGCATCCCGGTGGTGATACTGCGCAGCGACGGCACCCCCTACCCGATGTCAGCACGTATTCTGTTTTCCGGCATGAATGTGGATACCGGCACCGGCGACGTGCTGCTGCGAATTCTGGTCGATAACCCACAGCGACAGTTGCTGCCGGGGATGTTCGTACGCGCTCGCATCCCGTTCGGCCATTACCCGGATGCTCTGCTGGTGCCGCAACAGGCCGTCACACGCAACGGCGGCGAGGCCAAAATCTGGGTCGTTGATGAGCAAAACACGGCGCACGCCATCACGGTTGAACCTGCCGAGCTGATCAACCGGCAGTATCGTATCCGTGCCGGGCTTAATGCCGGTCAACAGGTGGTGATCGAAGGCGGGGAAAGGTTGAGCGAAGGTAGCTGTGTGGCGACCCAACACTGGAAAAAGGTGCCGTCTGCCACTGATGTGGCGTCACGCTAA
- a CDS encoding efflux RND transporter permease subunit — MPQFFIHRPVFAWVIALFIVLLGTLAIPQLPVARYPSVAPPMMTINASYPGATPQTMNDSVVGLIERELSGVKNLLYFESSVDTSGLAQINVTFKPGTDPELAQVDIQNRIKSIEPRLPQTVRQNGLQVESASSGFLMLVSLTSDNTRYDQVALSDYMARHIVEELRRVEGVGRIQLFGAEQAMRIWVDPNKLLSYGLTMNDLSTAITQQNVQIAPGRVGDAPTLPGQRVTIPLTVQGQLETPEQFAAMVLRAREDGSRVVLADVARIELGAQSYGFSVRENGKDATAAAVQLAPGANAVRTANAIAQRMAELKISMPAGMNYSLPFNTAPFVKISIEQVLRTLIEAMVLVFLVMYLFLQNVRYTLIPAIVAPIALLGTFMVMLAAGFSINVLTMFGMVLAIGIIVDDAIVVVENVERLMAQERLSPKAATIRAMKEITGAIIGITLVLSAVFIPMAFASGSVGVIYRQFTLSMAVSILFSAFLALTLTPALCATLLTPIADGHHQKRGFFGGFNRRFEQLTQHYATGTRALLRRSGSMLLLFAALTGALGWLFQALPSDFLPEEDQGYFMTSFQLPSDATQTRTLDIVKTYEHHVASRHGIESNMSILGFGFSGSGPNAAMAFTTLKDWSERDNTTTRAEVALAQQAMSSIREGTAMTLMPPAIDELGTSSGFTLRLQDRTGQGYQALKAAEAQLLTLAAQSHIVTSVYPDSLPPGSTVRLDIDRQKAQALGVSFSTLSDTLSAAIGSLYVNDFPNAGRMQQVIIQADAPARMQLDDVLKLYVRNTAGGMVSLKEVVTPVWSDTPLQLTRYQGVLAARISGIAAPGVSSGKAMAEMERLAAQLPPGFTIEWTGQSLQERQSATQAPMLLLLSMVVIFLVLAALYESWSIPLSVMLVVPLGLLGAVLAVLLRDMPNDVFFKVGLITVIGLSAKNAILIVEFARQLREQGYELADAAVMAARLRLRPILMTSLAFALGVVPLMLASGASAETQHAIGTGVFGGMVSATVLAVFFVPVFFVVVMNLQERYDRWRKARRTQNMTDH, encoded by the coding sequence ATGCCGCAATTCTTTATCCATCGCCCGGTGTTTGCCTGGGTGATCGCCTTGTTCATCGTCCTGCTGGGAACCCTCGCTATTCCCCAGTTGCCTGTCGCGCGTTATCCGTCCGTCGCGCCGCCGATGATGACAATTAACGCCTCTTACCCCGGCGCAACGCCCCAAACGATGAACGATTCGGTAGTCGGGTTGATAGAACGCGAGTTGTCCGGCGTAAAAAACCTGCTGTATTTCGAATCATCCGTGGATACGTCCGGTTTGGCGCAAATTAATGTCACGTTCAAGCCGGGCACCGACCCGGAATTGGCGCAGGTGGACATACAAAACCGCATCAAATCGATTGAACCCCGGCTGCCGCAAACGGTCAGGCAAAACGGCCTGCAGGTAGAGTCCGCCTCATCCGGCTTTTTGATGTTGGTCAGCCTGACCTCCGATAACACACGTTACGATCAGGTAGCGCTGAGCGACTACATGGCGCGCCACATTGTCGAAGAATTGCGACGGGTTGAAGGGGTTGGCCGCATCCAATTATTTGGTGCAGAGCAAGCCATGCGTATTTGGGTCGATCCGAACAAGCTGCTGTCTTACGGACTGACCATGAACGACCTGTCAACCGCCATCACCCAGCAGAACGTGCAAATCGCCCCCGGACGGGTTGGCGATGCCCCCACTCTGCCGGGACAGCGCGTGACCATTCCGCTGACGGTGCAAGGGCAACTGGAAACGCCGGAGCAATTCGCCGCGATGGTACTGCGCGCCAGAGAAGACGGTTCACGGGTGGTGCTGGCCGATGTGGCGCGCATCGAGCTGGGTGCGCAATCTTACGGCTTTTCCGTGCGTGAAAACGGTAAGGACGCCACCGCCGCCGCCGTTCAACTGGCGCCGGGCGCCAATGCGGTACGTACCGCCAACGCCATCGCACAACGTATGGCCGAGTTGAAAATATCCATGCCGGCAGGCATGAACTATTCATTGCCGTTCAACACCGCCCCATTTGTCAAAATCTCTATCGAGCAGGTGCTCAGAACGCTGATTGAGGCGATGGTGCTGGTGTTTCTGGTGATGTACCTGTTTTTGCAAAATGTGCGTTATACCCTGATCCCGGCGATTGTTGCGCCCATCGCTCTGCTCGGCACCTTCATGGTGATGCTGGCCGCGGGTTTCTCCATCAACGTGCTGACGATGTTCGGCATGGTGTTGGCGATAGGCATTATCGTGGATGACGCTATCGTGGTGGTGGAAAACGTTGAACGGCTGATGGCGCAGGAACGGCTGTCGCCCAAAGCGGCGACCATCCGCGCGATGAAGGAGATCACCGGCGCGATTATCGGCATCACGCTGGTGCTGTCTGCCGTGTTTATTCCGATGGCGTTCGCCAGCGGCTCCGTGGGGGTGATTTACCGACAGTTTACCCTGTCGATGGCGGTTTCGATCCTGTTCTCGGCATTTCTGGCGCTGACGCTGACACCCGCGCTATGCGCCACGCTGCTGACGCCGATTGCCGACGGTCATCATCAGAAACGCGGTTTTTTCGGCGGCTTTAACCGCCGCTTCGAACAACTCACGCAGCACTACGCTACCGGCACCCGCGCACTGCTGCGCCGTTCCGGCAGCATGTTGCTGCTGTTTGCCGCACTGACCGGCGCACTGGGGTGGCTGTTCCAGGCATTACCGTCCGACTTTCTGCCGGAAGAGGATCAAGGGTATTTTATGACATCATTCCAGCTACCGTCGGACGCCACGCAAACGCGTACGCTGGACATCGTCAAAACCTACGAACACCATGTCGCTTCTCGCCATGGCATTGAGTCCAACATGTCGATTCTCGGCTTCGGTTTTTCCGGCTCCGGCCCTAACGCCGCCATGGCTTTCACCACGTTAAAAGACTGGTCTGAACGCGATAATACCACCACCCGCGCCGAAGTGGCGCTGGCGCAACAGGCGATGTCATCAATCCGGGAAGGCACCGCCATGACGCTGATGCCGCCGGCTATTGATGAGCTGGGCACCTCATCAGGTTTTACCCTGCGCTTGCAAGATCGTACCGGTCAGGGTTATCAGGCGCTCAAAGCGGCAGAGGCTCAACTGCTGACGTTGGCGGCGCAGAGCCACATCGTCACCAGCGTCTACCCGGACAGCCTGCCGCCCGGTAGCACAGTGCGACTGGATATTGATCGCCAAAAAGCGCAAGCGCTCGGCGTGTCGTTCAGCACGCTTAGCGATACGCTATCGGCCGCCATCGGCTCACTGTATGTAAACGACTTCCCGAACGCTGGCCGGATGCAGCAGGTGATCATTCAGGCCGATGCGCCGGCACGTATGCAACTGGATGACGTGCTCAAACTGTATGTGCGCAATACCGCAGGCGGTATGGTGTCGCTGAAAGAAGTGGTCACGCCGGTCTGGAGCGATACCCCGTTGCAACTGACGCGCTATCAGGGCGTTCTGGCGGCGCGAATCTCCGGCATTGCCGCACCAGGCGTCTCCAGCGGCAAGGCAATGGCGGAGATGGAACGGCTGGCCGCGCAACTGCCGCCAGGTTTCACCATCGAGTGGACCGGGCAATCGCTACAGGAACGGCAATCCGCCACACAAGCGCCGATGTTGCTGCTGCTGTCGATGGTGGTGATATTTCTGGTGCTGGCGGCACTGTATGAAAGCTGGTCGATTCCCCTGTCGGTGATGCTGGTGGTGCCGCTGGGGCTGCTCGGCGCCGTGCTGGCGGTGCTGCTGCGCGATATGCCAAACGATGTGTTCTTCAAGGTGGGACTGATTACCGTCATTGGGCTGTCCGCCAAGAATGCCATCCTGATCGTCGAGTTCGCCAGACAGCTGCGCGAGCAAGGGTATGAACTGGCTGATGCCGCAGTGATGGCAGCACGCCTGCGCCTGCGCCCGATCCTGATGACTTCTCTGGCGTTTGCGCTGGGGGTGGTACCGTTAATGTTGGCGTCAGGCGCCAGTGCGGAAACCCAACACGCCATCGGCACCGGCGTATTCGGCGGTATGGTCAGCGCCACCGTGCTGGCGGTGTTTTTCGTACCGGTGTTTTTTGTGGTGGTGATGAACCTACAGGAACGCTATGACCGCTGGCGCAAAGCCCGTCGAACTCAAAACATGACCGATCACTAA
- a CDS encoding DUF1272 domain-containing protein, which translates to MLELRPNCECCDVDLPPDSLLARICSFECTFCADCAQERLHGHCPNCGGELVRRPVRPAEKLVNNPASTRRVLAR; encoded by the coding sequence ATGCTGGAATTACGGCCTAACTGCGAATGTTGTGATGTTGACCTGCCGCCGGATTCATTGCTGGCGCGGATTTGCTCATTTGAATGCACCTTTTGCGCTGATTGTGCGCAGGAGAGACTGCACGGCCACTGTCCCAACTGTGGCGGCGAACTGGTTCGGCGGCCTGTCCGGCCTGCGGAAAAACTGGTGAATAACCCGGCTTCGACCCGGCGGGTGCTTGCCCGCTAG
- the efeB gene encoding iron uptake transporter deferrochelatase/peroxidase subunit, translating into MSHTTGPQDGPHASHPSACPAQPDIASPSRRRLLQGLGMMGGALALGADRLAQAEDKPQAPQDERWEKQPFLGEHQAGIVTPQQAAMMLVAFDVLATSKPDLNRLFQLLTQRIAFLTQGGKVPDVDPRLPPLDSGIMGPEIYPDNLTITVSVGASLFDERFGLQALKPLKLQRMTRFPNDALDASLCHGDLLLQICANTNETVLHALRDIIKQTPDLLSVRWKREGFISAHAARSKGKETPVNLLGFKDGTANPDTRDRALMDQILWVGAESGEPAWAVGGSYQAARIIRFHVEFWDRTPLQEQQTIFGREKHSGAPLGMAHEHDEPDYSRDPQGKVIPLDAHIRLANPRTPETRANLMLRRGYSYSLGVSNSGQLDMGLLFVCYQADLEKGFLTVQKRLNGEPLEEYIKPIGGGYFFVLPGVKSADDWLASRLLTA; encoded by the coding sequence ATGAGTCATACCACTGGTCCGCAGGACGGGCCGCACGCTTCTCACCCTTCTGCTTGTCCGGCGCAGCCGGACATTGCCTCGCCGTCGCGTCGTCGCCTGTTGCAAGGGCTGGGCATGATGGGCGGGGCGTTGGCGCTCGGCGCTGACCGGCTGGCGCAGGCGGAAGATAAACCGCAGGCGCCACAGGATGAGCGCTGGGAAAAACAGCCGTTTCTTGGCGAACATCAGGCGGGGATCGTCACGCCGCAACAGGCGGCGATGATGCTGGTGGCGTTTGATGTGCTGGCGACCAGCAAGCCCGATCTAAACCGGTTGTTCCAGTTGCTGACTCAGCGTATCGCGTTTCTGACGCAGGGCGGCAAGGTGCCGGACGTTGACCCGCGCCTGCCGCCGCTGGATTCCGGCATCATGGGACCGGAGATCTATCCAGACAATCTCACCATCACCGTGTCGGTTGGCGCATCGTTGTTTGATGAGCGGTTTGGCTTGCAGGCGCTCAAGCCGCTGAAACTGCAACGCATGACCCGCTTTCCCAATGATGCGTTGGACGCCAGCTTGTGTCATGGCGACCTGTTGTTGCAGATTTGCGCCAATACTAACGAAACGGTGCTGCACGCGCTGCGCGATATCATCAAACAGACGCCGGACTTGCTCAGTGTGCGCTGGAAGCGGGAAGGATTCATTTCCGCGCACGCGGCACGCAGCAAAGGCAAGGAAACGCCGGTTAATCTGCTGGGCTTCAAAGACGGCACTGCTAACCCTGATACCAGAGATAGGGCGTTGATGGATCAGATCCTGTGGGTTGGCGCAGAGTCCGGTGAACCCGCATGGGCGGTGGGCGGCAGTTATCAGGCGGCGCGGATCATCCGTTTCCATGTTGAATTCTGGGACCGCACGCCACTGCAGGAGCAGCAAACCATTTTTGGTCGGGAAAAACACAGCGGCGCGCCGCTGGGCATGGCCCACGAACATGATGAACCGGATTACAGCCGCGACCCGCAAGGTAAGGTGATTCCGCTGGATGCGCATATTCGTCTGGCTAATCCGCGTACCCCGGAAACCCGCGCCAACCTGATGCTGCGCCGCGGCTACAGCTACTCGCTGGGCGTCTCCAATTCCGGCCAGTTGGATATGGGGCTGCTGTTCGTCTGTTATCAGGCCGATCTGGAAAAAGGTTTTCTGACGGTGCAGAAACGGCTCAATGGCGAACCGCTGGAGGAGTACATCAAGCCGATTGGCGGCGGTTATTTCTTTGTACTGCCGGGGGTAAAAAGCGCGGATGACTGGCTGGCAAGCCGATTGCTGACAGCGTAA